One region of Glycine max cultivar Williams 82 chromosome 9, Glycine_max_v4.0, whole genome shotgun sequence genomic DNA includes:
- the LOC111240477 gene encoding uncharacterized protein LOC111240477, with amino-acid sequence MSTKGKTGSRSSQGDVKQPPPNLGGAMGNTGSSKGKTGSWSSQGNVKQPLPNLGGAMGNTGSSKGKTGSWSSQGDVKQPPPNLGGAMGYASSKGKTG; translated from the coding sequence ATGAGTACTAAAGGCAAAACAGGTTCCCGGTCTTCACAAGGTGATGTGAAACAGCCTCCTCCCAACCTTGGTGGTGCCATGGGCAACACGGGAAGTTCAAAAGGCAAAACAGGTTCCTGGTCTTCACAAGGTAATGTGAAACAGCCTCTTCCCAACCTAGGTGGTGCCATGGGCAACACGGGAAGTTCAAAAGGCAAAACAGGTTCCTGGTCTTCACAAGGTGATGTGAAACAGCCTCCTCCCAACCTAGGTGGTGCAATGGGCTACGCAAGTTCAAAAGGCAAAACAGGATAA